The following are encoded together in the Panthera leo isolate Ple1 chromosome B4, P.leo_Ple1_pat1.1, whole genome shotgun sequence genome:
- the LOC122223596 gene encoding olfactory receptor 9K2-like, whose product MGDKGGDNHSEVTDFILVGIRVRPELHSLLFLLFLVVYWMVLLGNLSMIGIIVTDPRLNTPMYFFLGNLSIIDLSYSTVIVPKAMVNILSQKKTISFAGCVTQLFLYALFMVTEAFVLAAMAYDRFIAICNPLLYTVRMSRSLCIQLVAGSYLCGWVSSILQISVTFSMSFCASRVIDHFYCDSNPIEKISCSNIFMNKMVSFSLAVLIILPTILVIVVSYMYIVSAVLKIRSSEGRKKAFSTCSSHLGVVSLLYGTVSFVYLTPPNNPELRKVASVCYILFTPMLNPLIYSLRNKDVKDAMKKVIWKKKVLL is encoded by the coding sequence ATGGGTGACAAGGGAGGAGACAACCACTCAGAAGTGACTGACTTCATTCTTGTAGGCATCAGGGTCCGTCCAGAGCTCCACAGTCTCCTCTTCCTACTATTCCTGGTTGTTTATTGGATGGTCCTTCTGGGGAACCTTAGTATGATTGGCATCATTGTGACCGATCCCCGGCTGAACACACCAATGTATTTCTTCCTAGGCAATCTCTCCATCATTGACCTCTCCTACTCCACTGTTATTGTACCCAAAGCCATGGTCAACATCCTATCTCAGAAAAAGACCATATCCTTTGCAGGCTGTGTGACTCAGCTATTTCTTTATGCACTTTTCATGGTCACCGAGGCCTTTGTCCTGGCagccatggcctatgaccgcttcATCGCCATCTGCAATCCACTCCTCTACACTGTCCGCATGTCAAGAAGCCTCTGTATCCAGTTGGTGGCTGGTTCCTATCTCTGTGGCTGGGTCAGTTCCATCCTTCAAATCAGTGTAACATTCTCAATGTCTTTCTGTGCTTCCCGAGTCATTGATCACTTCTACTGTGATTCAAACCCCATCGAGAAGATCTCCTGTTCCAATATCTTTATGAATAAGATGGTGTCCTTCAGTCTGGCTGTCCTCATTATTTTGCCCACAATACTTGTTATTGTGGTATCTTACATGTATATTGTGTCTGCAGTTTTAAAAATCCGCTCCagtgaagggaggaagaaagcctTCTCCACTTGCAGTTCACACCTGGGAGTTGTAAGTTTGCTCTATGGAACTGTTTCCTTTGTCTATCTCACACCTCCAAATAACCCTGAACTTCGTAAAGTGGCTTCAGTATGTTACATTTTGTTCACACCTATGCTGAACCCTTTAATCTATTCTCTaagaaataaagatgttaaagatGCCATGAAAAAAGTcatatggaagaaaaaagttttactttaa